A single Halarcobacter anaerophilus DNA region contains:
- a CDS encoding transporter substrate-binding domain-containing protein has translation MYKKALFILFLFSNVLIAADSILEIAYEERIPYVKKENNSLTGLVATPAIKALNEAKISYVLKEKPSKRHLFEIKANVNKICALGWFKNKEREKYAKYTLPLYQDKPFGIIAKKEKNIELENINIDKLLNNKKYTVLTKASYSYGNFLDKKIENYKIKKSEVYSNNEKMLTLIERGRADFMFISKEEATLLLKKNNYKNLLFYKIEGIPKGNKRYLICSKKVPDELIEKINLYIKRSK, from the coding sequence ATGTATAAAAAAGCTCTCTTTATTTTATTTTTATTTTCAAATGTATTAATAGCAGCAGATTCTATTTTAGAAATTGCATATGAAGAGAGAATACCTTATGTAAAAAAAGAGAATAACTCCTTAACGGGTTTAGTTGCAACTCCAGCAATTAAAGCTTTAAATGAAGCAAAGATATCTTATGTACTAAAAGAGAAACCTTCAAAAAGGCATCTTTTTGAGATAAAAGCAAATGTAAATAAAATATGCGCTTTGGGATGGTTTAAAAACAAAGAAAGAGAAAAATATGCAAAATATACTCTGCCTTTATATCAAGATAAACCATTTGGTATTATTGCAAAAAAAGAGAAAAATATAGAACTTGAAAATATAAATATTGATAAACTTTTAAACAATAAGAAATATACTGTTTTAACAAAAGCCTCATACTCTTATGGAAATTTTTTAGATAAAAAAATCGAAAACTATAAAATCAAAAAAAGTGAAGTTTATTCAAATAATGAAAAAATGCTTACTTTAATAGAAAGAGGAAGAGCCGACTTTATGTTTATATCAAAAGAAGAAGCTACTTTACTTCTGAAAAAGAATAATTATAAAAATCTGCTTTTTTATAAAATAGAGGGTATTCCCAAAGGAAACAAACGATATTTAATATGTTCAAAAAAAGTTCCCGATGAATTGATAGAAAAAATTAATCTTTATATAAAGAGAAGTAAATGA
- a CDS encoding SiaB family protein kinase produces the protein MNIKVIQNIVDEDGIIFLTYGGFISQSLITSMMEALEKETIANELSLGVSNNIFTIFIELTQNMMNYSKKKELTSNELASQGLVVVTKDRADNYFIHSQNIVTSEDKQKIEKRLKEILSLTKDEIKKRYREARRSGKDKHGRGGGIGFYEIAKRSDEIKFEFNEINDEKYYFHFIAKIVGKKEK, from the coding sequence ATGAATATAAAAGTGATTCAAAATATAGTGGATGAAGACGGAATAATATTTTTAACTTACGGAGGCTTTATCTCTCAATCACTAATTACTTCGATGATGGAAGCTTTAGAAAAAGAGACAATAGCAAATGAGTTGAGTTTGGGAGTATCTAACAATATTTTTACGATATTTATAGAACTTACCCAAAACATGATGAATTATTCAAAAAAGAAAGAACTAACTTCTAATGAATTAGCCTCACAAGGTTTGGTTGTAGTTACAAAAGACAGAGCAGACAACTATTTTATACATAGTCAAAATATTGTTACCTCAGAGGATAAACAAAAAATAGAAAAGAGGTTAAAAGAGATTTTGTCTTTAACAAAAGATGAAATAAAAAAAAGATACAGAGAAGCTAGAAGAAGCGGTAAAGATAAACACGGTAGAGGCGGGGGAATAGGATTTTATGAAATAGCAAAAAGAAGTGATGAAATAAAATTCGAATTTAATGAAATTAATGACGAAAAGTATTATTTTCATTTTATAGCAAAGATTGTCGGTAAAAAGGAGAAATAA
- a CDS encoding DUF1987 domain-containing protein — protein MESLIIEETKYTPSIKLDASKGILELIGKSYPENTFEFYKPMMDWVEKYFKGNEQSKTVVNMEIIYFNSSSSKLFFDFFDLLEEAHNNGKNIEINWIYDEENESAMEAGEDFKEDFESLMFNLIVK, from the coding sequence ATGGAAAGTTTAATAATTGAAGAGACGAAATATACACCCTCTATAAAATTAGATGCCTCTAAAGGAATATTAGAATTGATAGGAAAGTCATATCCTGAAAATACTTTTGAATTTTATAAACCCATGATGGATTGGGTTGAAAAGTATTTTAAAGGAAATGAACAAAGTAAAACAGTTGTTAATATGGAAATAATATATTTTAATTCAAGCAGCTCAAAACTTTTTTTTGATTTTTTTGATTTATTGGAAGAGGCACATAATAACGGAAAAAATATTGAGATAAATTGGATATATGACGAAGAAAACGAAAGTGCAATGGAAGCTGGAGAAGATTTCAAAGAAGATTTTGAGAGCCTTATGTTTAACCTGATTGTAAAATAG
- a CDS encoding IS256 family transposase yields the protein MKKETEFDFNEAVQQLLAGKKISGKDGVLAPLVKQLVEAALEAEVESHIKDDVLSGNKNRKNGKTSKTIKSTDGTFELNTPRDRAGSFEPQLVKKNQTTISNEIEERIISMYGLGLSYRDIIKHIEEIYRVELSTATISAITDKIIDKVKAWQSRPLETIYPFVWLDAIHYKIKDGGKYVSKAVYTVLGLRLDGKKEILGLYLSESEGANFWLSVLSDLNNRGLQDILIASVDGLKGFPEAIKTIFPKTEVQLCIIHQIRNSMKYVASKNHKEFMKDLKPVYQAVSKEIAEDELLKLDEKWGKKYPIVLQSWHNKWENLSVYFKYPPEIRKVIYTTNIIESVHRQFRKLTKTKGAFPNENSLLKLLYMGIQNASEKWTMPVRNWNLTLSQLAIFFEGRLDDFLEV from the coding sequence ATGAAAAAAGAAACAGAGTTTGATTTTAATGAAGCAGTTCAACAACTTTTAGCTGGTAAAAAAATAAGTGGGAAAGATGGTGTACTTGCTCCCTTAGTAAAACAATTAGTGGAAGCTGCATTAGAAGCAGAAGTAGAATCTCATATAAAAGATGATGTATTATCAGGAAATAAGAATAGGAAAAATGGTAAAACATCTAAAACAATAAAATCAACAGATGGAACATTTGAACTAAATACACCAAGAGATAGAGCAGGATCTTTTGAACCACAACTAGTAAAGAAAAATCAAACAACAATTTCAAATGAAATAGAAGAAAGAATAATTTCAATGTATGGCTTAGGATTAAGCTATAGAGATATAATTAAACATATTGAAGAGATATATAGAGTAGAATTATCAACTGCAACAATAAGTGCAATTACGGATAAGATTATTGATAAAGTAAAAGCATGGCAAAGTAGACCATTAGAAACAATTTATCCTTTTGTATGGTTAGATGCAATCCATTATAAAATCAAGGATGGTGGTAAATATGTGTCAAAAGCAGTTTATACTGTTTTAGGACTTCGTTTAGATGGTAAAAAAGAGATACTTGGACTTTATCTAAGTGAGAGTGAAGGTGCAAACTTCTGGCTTAGTGTTTTAAGTGATTTAAACAACAGAGGATTGCAAGATATACTTATTGCAAGTGTAGATGGTTTAAAAGGCTTCCCTGAAGCAATAAAAACAATATTTCCAAAAACAGAAGTACAACTATGTATTATTCATCAAATTAGAAATTCAATGAAATATGTTGCTTCTAAAAACCATAAAGAATTTATGAAAGATTTAAAACCTGTTTATCAAGCAGTATCAAAAGAGATAGCAGAAGACGAACTTCTAAAACTTGATGAGAAATGGGGTAAAAAATATCCTATTGTACTTCAATCTTGGCATAATAAATGGGAAAATCTATCTGTTTATTTTAAGTATCCACCTGAAATTAGAAAAGTGATTTATACGACCAATATTATTGAGTCTGTTCATAGACAATTTAGGAAACTAACAAAAACAAAAGGAGCATTTCCAAATGAAAATTCTTTATTAAAATTATTATATATGGGGATACAAAATGCAAGTGAAAAATGGACAATGCCAGTTAGAAACTGGAATCTAACTCTCTCTCAGTTAGCAATATTTTTCGAGGGAAGGTTAGATGATTTTTTAGAGGTGTAA
- a CDS encoding NifB/NifX family molybdenum-iron cluster-binding protein, which yields MKIAIPVKDENLRFFPNAGHTPKFAIFSMSGSSMFKSFKLEEIKNNPRTDLDHEHPEEEHACEHDHDDLEHIEQHNKMGRTLKECNYVVVKTACKNTAKSFTSEGIKVVKYNGESFLADEILKEVSSKFI from the coding sequence ATGAAAATAGCAATTCCGGTAAAAGATGAAAATCTTAGATTCTTCCCAAATGCAGGTCATACTCCTAAGTTTGCAATCTTTTCTATGAGTGGTTCTAGTATGTTCAAATCTTTCAAACTAGAAGAGATTAAAAATAACCCTAGAACAGATCTTGATCATGAACATCCCGAAGAAGAGCATGCTTGTGAACATGACCATGATGATTTGGAACATATTGAACAGCACAATAAAATGGGACGAACTCTTAAAGAGTGTAACTATGTAGTTGTAAAAACAGCTTGTAAAAATACGGCAAAGTCTTTTACAAGTGAAGGTATAAAAGTCGTTAAGTATAACGGAGAATCATTTTTGGCAGATGAAATACTAAAAGAGGTCTCTTCTAAGTTTATTTAA
- a CDS encoding tetratricopeptide repeat protein, which translates to MSLESFEKVYNEFNQKLKNREFKEALLLSSQLLDNATNEIDTFYALMGKATALTNLDNNSEVISTYKEIIKKFKNSTDETISKFLIYAYYNKALAYAKEKNFESELKTYNALLEKFIEDISYDTEIVLAKTYINKAICISELKDFKDAQVVYKELVNNFENSKQENVLFHVAQAAYNIALIYGQNEQNKEAIKAYDYLINKFEESSNPRVLEFFAKALVNKAAKIRELNKYNEALDIYNQVIEKFEDSKGELKNQVALALHNKSILLSELQREDELLEVCDSIIEKFSQSKDEMIMNIVASAEVIKDKDRYNNNTF; encoded by the coding sequence TTGAGTCTAGAAAGTTTTGAAAAAGTTTATAATGAATTTAATCAAAAGCTAAAAAACAGAGAGTTTAAAGAGGCTTTGCTTTTAAGTTCACAGTTACTTGATAATGCAACAAATGAGATAGATACTTTTTATGCATTAATGGGTAAAGCAACTGCACTTACAAACCTAGACAACAACAGTGAAGTAATTAGTACGTATAAAGAGATCATAAAAAAGTTTAAAAATTCAACAGATGAAACAATTTCAAAATTTTTAATATATGCTTATTATAACAAAGCTTTAGCTTATGCAAAAGAGAAAAACTTTGAATCAGAATTAAAAACCTATAACGCTTTGCTTGAAAAGTTTATTGAAGATATCTCTTATGATACGGAAATAGTTCTTGCAAAAACTTATATAAATAAAGCAATTTGTATCTCTGAATTAAAAGATTTTAAAGATGCGCAAGTTGTATATAAAGAGCTGGTAAATAATTTTGAAAACTCTAAACAAGAAAATGTTTTATTTCATGTTGCCCAAGCAGCTTATAATATTGCCTTGATTTACGGACAAAATGAGCAAAATAAAGAAGCGATAAAAGCTTATGATTATCTTATTAATAAATTTGAAGAGAGTTCAAATCCAAGAGTTTTGGAATTTTTTGCAAAAGCTTTAGTAAATAAAGCGGCAAAAATCAGAGAGTTAAACAAATATAATGAAGCTTTGGATATTTATAATCAAGTAATTGAAAAATTTGAAGACTCCAAAGGCGAACTTAAAAATCAAGTTGCTTTAGCTCTACACAATAAATCAATTCTTTTAAGTGAACTTCAAAGAGAAGATGAACTTTTAGAAGTTTGCGACAGCATTATTGAAAAATTTTCCCAAAGTAAAGATGAAATGATTATGAATATAGTAGCAAGTGCAGAAGTTATAAAAGATAAAGACAGATATAACAACAACACTTTTTAA
- a CDS encoding GNAT family N-acetyltransferase, with translation MSITIRDAISDDAQLILDFIIELAVYENAKHEVKTDAKQTKEAIFGENSTVQALICEQNGEAIGYAVYFYNYSTWLGKKGIYLEDLYISESKRGLGAGKAILKHLAKKAVEENCGRFEWSCLDWNTPSREFYESLGAKAQEEWIGYRLEGDSLHSFAES, from the coding sequence ATGTCAATAACGATTAGAGATGCAATTTCTGACGATGCACAGCTTATTTTGGATTTTATTATAGAATTAGCAGTTTATGAAAATGCAAAACACGAAGTTAAAACAGATGCAAAGCAGACAAAAGAGGCAATTTTTGGAGAAAACTCAACTGTTCAAGCCCTGATTTGTGAACAAAACGGTGAAGCAATCGGATATGCGGTATATTTTTACAACTATTCAACGTGGCTTGGCAAAAAAGGAATCTATCTTGAAGATTTGTATATAAGTGAATCAAAAAGAGGTTTAGGAGCAGGAAAAGCAATACTTAAACATTTGGCAAAAAAAGCAGTTGAAGAAAACTGCGGTAGATTTGAGTGGTCATGTCTTGATTGGAATACTCCCTCAAGAGAGTTTTATGAAAGTCTTGGAGCAAAAGCACAAGAAGAGTGGATCGGATATAGATTAGAAGGAGATTCTTTACATAGTTTTGCCGAAAGTTAA
- a CDS encoding MarR family winged helix-turn-helix transcriptional regulator — translation MSFEFDNVFGVLIANIRNSLKNNIEKLLVDYDISSAQSIILRRLCEKDNLTQKELAEDTYFKPSSLTLMIDKLEKKGFVKRKAKKDDRRAFLVCLTQKGRDLEKLLIEANKKMEEEALKDIEDKELLIQTLKKIYSNIK, via the coding sequence ATGTCTTTTGAATTTGATAACGTATTTGGCGTATTAATAGCCAATATAAGAAATAGTTTAAAGAATAATATTGAAAAACTTTTAGTGGATTATGATATTTCATCTGCTCAAAGTATTATTTTAAGAAGGCTTTGCGAAAAAGATAACCTAACTCAAAAAGAGTTAGCCGAAGATACTTATTTTAAACCCTCAAGTCTAACTCTTATGATAGATAAACTTGAAAAAAAAGGTTTTGTAAAAAGAAAAGCAAAAAAAGATGACAGAAGAGCTTTTTTAGTATGTCTTACCCAAAAAGGAAGAGATTTAGAAAAACTTCTAATCGAAGCAAATAAAAAAATGGAAGAAGAGGCTTTAAAAGATATTGAGGATAAAGAGCTTTTAATTCAAACATTAAAAAAAATATATTCAAATATAAAGTAA
- a CDS encoding efflux transporter outer membrane subunit: MKKIIFSLLSVFLFLGCVPNIEKQKVIKDTKIEQEFIEDLNSFQSVNLKLQNNWWRKFEDKQLNSLIENAIKNTPSLKALKQRYAKANSLVKMRKSANLPNIGFGADVSRQRFSENYIFPAPLGGNYYNLYQFGLNLDYEFDFWDKRASLIRASLNEALAQKAYIKVKELSVSTSIAKLYISLNYKNRELEQLQILKKITNEKHHILDKVHKLGLSNRKEINESGSSIEKINQKISDLRIEIEDIKRSIAIISGMMPSQMDKLEKTDIADDYKVFIPKDIHLDILSHRPEIAMQKYLLLSKSAYIKNAKAQFYPNISLNGLLNFTSFPWSSLFNHTSFAPLGAVAFSLPLFDAGKREANLNIKVSDYNEQVQLYNQSVIKAVNEVVNSLRKLELTKSNLKYQDEILKKKNKNLQIEKRIYEIGLNNKISYLNSKLLLQEEILKNISLKDKELNAQIDLIKALGGGYKSERIDVSHN; encoded by the coding sequence ATGAAAAAAATCATATTTAGTTTATTGTCGGTTTTTCTGTTTTTAGGTTGTGTTCCTAATATAGAAAAACAAAAAGTTATAAAAGATACGAAAATAGAACAAGAGTTTATAGAAGATTTAAACAGTTTTCAAAGTGTTAATTTGAAGTTGCAAAACAATTGGTGGAGAAAATTTGAAGATAAACAGCTGAACTCTTTGATTGAAAATGCTATAAAAAATACTCCTTCTTTAAAGGCTTTAAAACAAAGATATGCAAAAGCAAACTCTCTTGTAAAAATGAGAAAATCCGCAAATCTGCCAAATATCGGTTTTGGTGCAGATGTATCAAGACAAAGATTTAGCGAAAATTATATATTTCCCGCTCCTTTGGGAGGAAACTATTACAATCTTTATCAGTTTGGTTTAAATCTTGATTATGAGTTTGATTTTTGGGATAAAAGAGCCTCCTTGATTAGAGCTTCTTTAAATGAAGCCTTGGCTCAAAAAGCATATATAAAAGTAAAAGAGTTGTCTGTCTCAACTTCAATCGCCAAATTATATATTTCATTAAATTATAAAAACAGAGAGTTAGAACAGCTACAGATTTTGAAAAAAATTACAAATGAAAAACATCATATTTTAGACAAAGTTCACAAATTGGGTTTATCAAATAGAAAAGAGATAAATGAAAGTGGCTCTTCAATAGAAAAAATCAATCAAAAAATCTCAGATCTTAGAATTGAAATAGAGGATATAAAAAGATCAATCGCAATTATTTCAGGAATGATGCCTTCTCAAATGGATAAGTTAGAAAAAACTGATATTGCAGATGATTATAAAGTTTTTATCCCAAAAGATATTCATTTGGATATTTTGTCTCACAGACCTGAAATTGCAATGCAAAAATATCTTTTACTTAGTAAAAGCGCATATATAAAAAATGCAAAAGCTCAATTTTATCCGAATATTAGTTTAAACGGATTATTAAATTTTACATCATTTCCTTGGTCAAGTCTGTTTAATCATACCTCTTTTGCTCCTTTAGGCGCAGTTGCTTTTTCTCTGCCTTTGTTTGATGCAGGGAAAAGAGAAGCAAATTTGAATATAAAAGTAAGTGATTACAATGAGCAAGTGCAGCTTTATAATCAAAGTGTTATAAAAGCCGTAAATGAAGTGGTAAACTCTTTGAGAAAACTTGAACTAACAAAATCAAATTTAAAATATCAAGATGAAATTTTAAAAAAGAAAAACAAAAATTTACAAATAGAAAAGAGAATTTATGAAATAGGTTTAAACAATAAAATCTCTTATCTTAACTCAAAACTTCTTTTACAAGAAGAGATTTTAAAAAATATAAGTTTGAAAGATAAAGAGTTAAATGCACAAATTGATTTAATCAAAGCTCTTGGTGGCGGATATAAAAGTGAGAGAATAGATGTTAGCCATAACTAA
- a CDS encoding FUSC family protein → MLAITKENFKLAANEWTSKDLPGFIYVLKSVTASLLALCLCMVFNLQMPQTSVFTLFIVMQPFSGLVFSKSFYRLIGTVLGTIMAIALLGAFAQDRVSFTIFFALWVGLCSAVGFMARNFMTYGFVLSGYTIALVTMPIMETPSEVFNFGIDRLSEVLIGLLSASFVSEVLFPQNLSKSLIKSEKNKFKLILENLLNKQSLFNFETPTINYSRDILGSDSLRVNSSFETNLKKVDKIYYKRLNFEFMHICTTFFSLRNIINNSKDDKVFLESLKKIYDDFEVALKEFQEKPIEAKNINSLLFKLKEVKVKSKNIIEEEKQRLQLNSFESQNDFRSITHLIKRLENELYEYCNTYYNFISKNKKIKISQNFTQNLKFSTYSDNVLIFTMITRATFALIVMMSLWMITGWHYAVFAVIPAVANTLLVSTAPNPYGITKNMIIGTVLGLIITPIYNFYLIPAYVNDLFTLCLVLTPALAFISLLMILPGKGLMGFGILLIFINTCAIYTHYNMTFEFFADISIATIIGMLISAYSFVLMDFASNAWIESRVKKVLSKQISVLTQDDLALQRTKLEMLNFDLMQRYSMVGRLDNKTNSKIFIWILSTLEIGKSIINIRKKQTMFTQRKPVQIRIILNYLVKLFNEKDKTDKDKIVVKFKKLMNDLGNKHLKSANDQVLLKEIYLELSIIYSIIKNRKFLPLNEEN, encoded by the coding sequence ATGTTAGCCATAACTAAAGAGAATTTTAAATTAGCTGCAAATGAGTGGACAAGTAAGGATTTACCAGGGTTTATTTATGTTCTAAAATCAGTTACAGCTTCACTTTTGGCTTTATGTTTATGTATGGTTTTTAACTTACAAATGCCGCAAACATCCGTGTTTACACTATTTATCGTAATGCAGCCTTTTAGCGGACTTGTTTTTTCAAAAAGTTTTTACAGACTTATTGGAACAGTTTTGGGAACTATTATGGCAATTGCTCTATTAGGAGCTTTTGCACAAGATAGAGTCTCTTTTACGATATTTTTTGCTCTTTGGGTGGGACTTTGTTCTGCTGTAGGATTTATGGCAAGAAACTTTATGACATACGGATTTGTTCTTTCAGGTTATACGATTGCTCTTGTAACTATGCCTATAATGGAAACTCCTTCAGAAGTTTTTAATTTCGGTATTGATAGGCTCTCTGAAGTTCTAATAGGACTTTTGTCTGCAAGTTTCGTAAGTGAAGTACTTTTCCCTCAAAATCTTTCAAAATCTTTGATAAAAAGCGAAAAAAACAAGTTTAAACTTATATTGGAAAATTTATTAAACAAACAAAGCCTTTTTAATTTTGAAACACCTACTATTAATTACAGCAGAGATATATTAGGTTCAGACTCATTAAGAGTCAACAGCTCTTTTGAAACAAATTTAAAAAAAGTTGATAAAATCTATTATAAAAGATTGAATTTTGAGTTTATGCATATTTGTACAACTTTTTTCTCTTTGAGAAATATAATTAATAACAGCAAAGATGACAAAGTCTTTTTAGAGAGTTTGAAAAAGATTTATGATGATTTTGAAGTTGCTTTAAAAGAGTTTCAAGAAAAACCAATAGAAGCAAAAAATATAAATAGTCTTCTTTTCAAATTAAAAGAGGTAAAAGTAAAATCAAAAAATATAATAGAAGAAGAGAAACAGAGGTTGCAGTTAAACAGTTTTGAATCTCAAAACGATTTTAGAAGTATAACTCATCTTATAAAAAGACTTGAAAACGAGCTTTATGAGTATTGCAATACTTATTATAATTTTATAAGCAAAAACAAAAAAATAAAAATATCTCAAAACTTTACACAAAATTTAAAGTTTTCAACATACAGCGATAATGTATTGATTTTCACAATGATTACAAGAGCTACTTTTGCTTTAATTGTGATGATGAGTTTATGGATGATTACGGGATGGCATTATGCGGTTTTTGCCGTAATTCCTGCTGTTGCAAATACTTTGCTTGTAAGTACGGCACCGAATCCATACGGAATAACAAAAAATATGATTATAGGTACGGTCTTAGGTTTGATAATAACACCGATTTATAATTTTTATCTTATTCCCGCATACGTAAATGATTTATTTACCCTTTGTTTGGTTTTAACGCCTGCTTTGGCATTTATTTCGCTTTTGATGATTTTACCGGGAAAAGGTCTTATGGGATTTGGGATTTTATTGATTTTTATCAATACTTGCGCAATATATACCCACTATAATATGACTTTTGAGTTTTTTGCAGATATAAGTATAGCAACAATTATCGGAATGCTTATCTCAGCATATAGTTTTGTTTTGATGGATTTTGCGTCGAATGCCTGGATTGAATCTAGAGTTAAAAAAGTTCTTAGCAAACAAATAAGCGTATTAACTCAGGATGATTTGGCATTGCAAAGAACGAAACTTGAGATGCTTAATTTTGATTTGATGCAAAGATATTCTATGGTCGGAAGATTAGACAATAAAACAAATTCAAAAATCTTTATTTGGATTTTATCAACACTTGAAATAGGGAAATCTATTATAAATATAAGAAAAAAACAGACAATGTTTACCCAGCGTAAACCTGTCCAAATAAGAATAATACTTAACTATCTTGTAAAACTTTTCAATGAAAAAGATAAAACAGACAAAGATAAAATTGTAGTAAAATTCAAGAAACTTATGAATGATTTAGGTAATAAACATCTAAAATCGGCAAATGACCAAGTTTTGTTAAAAGAGATATATTTAGAGCTTTCTATTATATATTCGATTATTAAAAACAGAAAATTTTTACCTTTGAATGAGGAGAATTAA
- a CDS encoding DUF1656 domain-containing protein, with amino-acid sequence MEQIISLFGVQIPTLVAVFLFAGIVQIAINRVLSSLGVYEFVWHPGLFRTALFMCIFTTFSLLIYK; translated from the coding sequence ATGGAGCAGATAATATCGCTATTTGGTGTACAAATTCCTACATTGGTTGCAGTTTTTTTATTTGCTGGAATTGTACAAATTGCAATAAACAGAGTTCTGTCAAGTTTGGGTGTATATGAGTTTGTCTGGCATCCTGGACTTTTTAGAACGGCACTTTTTATGTGCATATTTACAACTTTTTCACTTTTAATTTATAAATAA
- a CDS encoding efflux RND transporter periplasmic adaptor subunit, with translation MNNKFVKLLRYIITFSIVTIAALLTLKLWHNYVDSPWTRDGRIRADITLVAPDVAGIITKVYVKDNQYVKQGEKLFEIDKKRFEANISKLSSIVNLKEANYKMRKAEYYKRSLGDDSVIAKDVKDDAKYKLLMAKEELNEAVSKLELAKLDLQRSTIFAPTNGWINNLLVKQGDFIKVGQSHLSILNENSFWVYGYFEEHKIPKIHVGDEAIMQPMGTDFTIKGHVESIASGITDRDNQRGAGLLANVDPSFTWVRLAQRIPVRIAIDEVPKEYILRAGTTCIIEVLEKNKDEDSKEKTL, from the coding sequence ATGAATAATAAATTCGTAAAACTATTAAGATATATTATTACTTTCAGTATTGTAACTATTGCAGCGTTATTAACTTTAAAATTATGGCATAATTATGTGGACTCACCTTGGACGAGAGACGGAAGAATAAGAGCTGATATTACTTTGGTTGCTCCTGATGTAGCCGGAATAATCACAAAAGTTTATGTAAAAGATAACCAGTATGTAAAACAAGGAGAGAAACTTTTTGAAATAGATAAAAAGAGATTTGAGGCAAATATTTCAAAACTAAGTTCCATTGTAAATTTAAAAGAAGCAAACTATAAAATGAGAAAAGCCGAATACTATAAAAGAAGTTTGGGTGATGACAGCGTAATAGCAAAAGATGTGAAAGATGATGCAAAATATAAACTTCTTATGGCAAAAGAGGAGTTAAATGAAGCTGTTTCAAAACTAGAGCTTGCAAAACTTGATTTACAAAGATCAACGATTTTTGCTCCTACTAACGGATGGATAAATAATTTACTTGTAAAACAAGGGGATTTTATAAAAGTAGGGCAGAGCCATTTATCTATATTAAATGAGAATAGTTTTTGGGTATATGGATATTTTGAAGAGCATAAAATTCCTAAGATTCATGTAGGTGATGAAGCAATTATGCAGCCAATGGGAACGGACTTTACTATAAAAGGTCATGTAGAGAGTATAGCAAGTGGTATTACGGATAGAGACAACCAAAGAGGTGCTGGTCTTTTGGCAAATGTCGATCCCTCTTTTACCTGGGTTAGATTGGCTCAAAGAATTCCTGTAAGAATAGCAATTGATGAAGTACCTAAAGAGTATATTTTAAGAGCGGGGACAACTTGTATTATTGAAGTTTTAGAAAAAAATAAAGATGAAGATTCTAAAGAGAAAACTCTTTAA